In one Triplophysa dalaica isolate WHDGS20190420 chromosome 9, ASM1584641v1, whole genome shotgun sequence genomic region, the following are encoded:
- the pcp4b gene encoding calmodulin regulator protein PCP4 → MSERQGSGAADGNSKSSVTQDASKKDVPEDFDIDMEAPETEKAAVAIQSQFRKFQKKKTDDK, encoded by the exons AGACAAGGATCTGGAGCGGCTGATGGCAACAGCAAATCCTCTGTGACACAAG ATGCCTCCAAGAAGGACGTCCCCGAGGACTTTGACATTGACATGGAAGCCCCTGAAACCGAGAAGGCAGCTGTCGCCATTCAATCGCAGTTCAGGAAGTTCCAGAAGAAGAAAACCGATGACAAATAG